A portion of the Anoplopoma fimbria isolate UVic2021 breed Golden Eagle Sablefish chromosome 15, Afim_UVic_2022, whole genome shotgun sequence genome contains these proteins:
- the LOC129103666 gene encoding E3 ubiquitin-protein ligase TRIM35-like, protein MSSRSREDLRCPICHGVFKDPVLLLCGHSFCKDCWQRWWLERFAHECPVCKTKSLLFHPPRNLALKNLSEAFLEQRESRKSAALCGLHSEDLKLFCLDHQQPVCHICLHSSSHTSHSFRPVDEAAMDYKEALRVLLKPLQQKLELFNDIKGNFDQMAKDIDIQAQDTERQINDEFSMLQKFLQKEQQERIAKVQAEKRQNSQMLKRKTEALSRELAALSDTVVATEDVLRAEDLKFLQNYKTTAEKVDRLQINDPQPSPGDLMDMAKHLRNLPFAVLESVKKMIPTTKTNPEPPQNSPKEPKSTAVSTMPSRVEVLASLAALLGKYEVKEITCFEDDTDLFG, encoded by the coding sequence ATGTCTTCTCGGTCAAGGGAGGATCTGCGTTGTCCCATCTGCCACGGCGTCTTTAAAGACCCCGTCCTCCTGTTATGCGGCCACAGTTTCTGTAAAGACTGCTGGCAGCGATGGTGGTTGGAGAGATTCGCTCACGAGTGCCCAGTCTGTAAGACAAAATCTTTATTGTTCCATCCGCCGCGAAACTTGGCACTGAAGAACCTGAGTGAAGCTTTTTTAGAGCAGAGAGAATCGAGAAAGTCTGCGGCTCTTTGTGGTCTCCACTCGGAGGATctcaaactcttctgtctggaccacCAGCAGCCGGTTTGTCACATCTGCCTGCACTCGAGTTCACACACCAGCCACAGCTTCAGACCCGTCGATGAAGCCGCGATGGACTACAAAGAAGCACTTCGGGTTCTCCTGAAGCCCTTGCAGCAGAAACTGGAGCTCTTCAACGACATTAAAGGGAACTTCGATCAGATGGCTAAAGATATTGATATTCAGGCTCaagacacagagaggcagattaATGACGAGTTCTCGATGCTGCAGAAGTTCCTCCAGAAGGAACAGCAGGAGAGAATTGCCAAGGTGCAGGCGGAAAAGAGGCAGAATAGTCAGATGTTGAAGAGGAAGACggaggctctgagcagagagtTAGCAGCTCTTTCGGACACAGTCGTGGCCACCGAGGACGTGCTGAGAGCTGAGGATCTCAAGTTCCTGCAGAACTACAAGACAACAGCTGAAAAAGTGGATCGCCTCCAGATCAACGATCCACAGCCGAGCCCAGGAGATCTGATGGACATGGCCAAACACCTCAGGAACCTGCCCTTCGCCGTCTTGGAAAGCGTCAAGAAAATGATCCCGACGACAAAAACTAATCCTGAACCGCCGCAGAATAGTCCTAAAGAGCCAAAGAGCACCGCTGTTTCTACGATGCCGTCTAGAGTGGAAGTTCTCGCATCACTTGCAGCTCTCTTAGGAAAATATGAGGTGAAAGAAATAACATGTTTTGAAGACGATACAGATTTGTTCGGTTAG